In Anolis carolinensis isolate JA03-04 chromosome 4, rAnoCar3.1.pri, whole genome shotgun sequence, the genomic window ACGAAGCTGGAGATCATGTATATTAGTGATGAATTGCACTCAGTACTCAACAAGCTGCAACAACCAGTTTGCCTGTCTGGGCAACTGAATCTGAACACCCTATAATAAAATGTGGCAGTTCTTTGTCAAGCCTATTCCCATTCTCCATTCGTGTGTACTCAGTACCACTTACTTTCCTGAAAtgctgcttcttcctcctcctcttcctgatcTTCTTCCTCACTGCCCACATCATCCATGAGCATTTCCCGTTGCTTGGAAGCAGCTTTAGATGCTGCCTGTCGCTGCTGGCGCACATTTTTGTGGTCTTCTTTCTCATCCTCGCTGTCATCTGCTATAAAGTCATGAAAACACAATGAAGGTGTGCAGTATACCACAACACCACACACTTTCTCAGCAGTACATACATTGTGTGTGAAGccaccaaaaagaaagaaaggctatCTAGATTGCATTAAATCAGGGGAGAATAGCTGTAGAAGACTAAAGAGCtgcattacccccccccccccccccggtgcacttgctcccaacacacacacacacacacacaaaacgaaAATACTCTCTCTGAACTGTCTGAAGAGGAAAGAATCCACCTAGAAAAAGCTATGGAAAAATTAATCTCCCAAGACCTGTCATCTCCATTTTTATCTCACCAACCTGGGAAGATCTGGCAAGTTGAAGCTGATACCACAGTcaacaaacaatatttttaaataaaaataaatctatttaaaaaacaaaataaacataacaTACACATACCCATATGTTTCCTATCATTTACTCATATATCTATATTTCAAAGTCATAGAGTAATAGCAAAGACATATCTACACTCTCACTTCCTTTTATTACTATAGATAAGATTCCTGAAGTTTTCCTAAGAGTGTTAACTGAATTTTATGTGAATAACATGAACAACATGGACTACTTTGGCATAAACATCTCAATATAGTGAGCAACTTCATTTAAATCATAGTTACCAGCAGCCTTTTTCCTGGATTTGGAAGTTGCTCTTTTGTTCTTCTCAGgttttgctttctttcctttcttttccttcttttgagAACTCTCATAGTCACTATCAGCTTTACCATCACCTGCTCCTAAGTCATCCTCACTGCCAAAATCTTCATCTGAGATACAAGAGTGGATAAGGGAATACTGTTAGACATCTGCCATAGGTAAAAATTATAAAGGGGTAACTACCCTAGGATTTGATACTAAAAACCATCAAGAAAATAGAAAACTGATAGATGGATACTGATAGATGAAGCTAGGGGCATGATCCTATATTTAGCTTGTTGAGTATAACTCTCTCTTAGTGCAGACCAAAGGCAGTTTTCATGCTCCAGCTTGTGGTACTGTGGCCATTTGATGCCCAATTAGTATCTGGTTCTATTTCTGCTGCCAATGCAAAAATTTGTCCACATTTTGTCCAGGCATACCTGTCCTCCCCCTGCCAATAAAAGGCTGTGTGGGCATGCACCAGTGCTTGGAAAGTGCCTTCTGAACAAGCACCATGCAAGGAGATGATGATTGACTCTTTCTGCAATGTCACAAACATAATATACAGTGGTATCAGTAGCTGGATCCTTTCTATTTAAAGTTATTAAACCTTGTACAATACCAGGGCAAGAAACTGAATTATCGGCTACAGCCTACAACTGGTTAATTATACTATAATAGATATATAAATACCTGCTGAGTGTGAGTCATCCCTCTTTGCCTTCATATCTTTTTCTGAGTCCTCACTGTGAGAATAAAATAAATTCCAATTGTTGTAATTTAAGTGCAACCTCAAAgagattttatataaatatatttttgatgGGGAGGTGAGAAAAAGTAAAACAAGTAGGTTGCATCATGTAACCAGAACAGGTGAATGAATCTACTCTTAACAGTGTATGTTCTACTTGCCCCAGAAATTAAAAGGTAACTTGCAAAGCTTCCAGATACTACACCACAATTATCAACAGCTAAAATAACCCCACCATTTCCAAAGTTTCTATACAATAGGATGACCTGCAATTTATAAATTCTACATAAGAAAGCATACAAACACATTTCAAAACAATACCTCTAAAAGAAACcccattttactacaaaaaatatTTGCCCAGCCTGCCCAATGTTCCTTGTCCTATGTCCAGCTGGAACCTTTTAAATACAATGATGATGTTGATAATAATTTCTTAGTTTAGCAGCTTTACAGCACTGGGAGGATAGTGAAGGAGGATTGGAGAAACAAAGAATTTTAGTACTAGGTTGCAACAGTATGTCTGCAGTAAACACTGCAATATAGTTTGGACTGGAAAGGTTTGGGAGTCTGTTATAGCCAATCCTATTGTAGCTGCGTGTGTCAAGAAATGGAACTGTGCCTGTTATAGACACAATTACCTTTCTGTCTCCACTTAGCATAGGAAGAGAAATGGGATTGGGAACTTTATGCTCTCTctcttattattaataacaatatttggAATAAATAAAAGATCTTATCACGTATTTTACCTAATATGGTTCTGAGTGATGTCATGCTTAAAGATCCACAACCATTCACAAGTTCTTCCGCACTTTAACTCAAAAGTGGGGAGCCTCCAATCCACATAGATCTGGTCTTAGCATAAAGTACCCTGCAACCTCTCTTCATTGGTTCTTCCAAGGCTCCCCTACTGCTTTAACAATGCTCCATTCCTCAAATAAAAGTGAGGAAAGTTTATTCAATCAGCATCAAATCAGTTGTGCACTTCTCAGACATCTTGGGAAAAGAATGAAGAGCAAGATGCACTGCGAAAGCCCTCTACAGCCTACAGCTAGCCATTCCTTTTCTAAATTCAATAAGAAGAAGTAGTGCTGTGCTTACAGGGAAGAGGGATGCAAAAGAGGCGAGAAAGAGAATGTTGGGTACATGTGTCATATTCCTAAAAAATTACCCCAGAGGAAATGCTATCTTGAATGGAAAGAAAGGTTCCCCTACCTCTGCTTTATATATCTATGATAGTACTGAATACAGCTGCTTATATATGCTTTCCATATCTAAGAATCAGCAACAAAATATTTCAAGTGTACTGTCTGTACAAAAAAACAAGGAACATGAATGTCCATTATCAGAATTATCTGAATGACCTGATACTTCAAGTCAAATTCTAAGGCGGATTAATGCTTTCAATGAGCAAGATTTCCacaaagtcttttaaaaaaaatctagcacTGGCAAAGACTGTTGTACTAGTCCTTTAAAAAATCCAGTGCTGTCCATTAGTGTCAGGAGACTGCAGTGTAGAACTGTCTAGAACACATTGTTGAACAGCAGAGATGAGATAATGTAAAGATCTATAGAGCACAATAACTTGGAAGTGTTGTGCGGTTATGTCAAAAGGCATACTCTGAAACATCTAGGTCAAAACATTTACAGACATGTTTCAACCACGAAGCAACTCAAGCTACATGGCATTTCTATCCACACAGTCCATTTCCTAACAATGAGCATGGAAGAACAAGATAATGCAGaatacaaaagagacaaaatttCCATGACTGGATAGTTGGTATCAGCTTTGCCACCCATGTTTTTCAGATTCCAACTTTCTGGTGCCTTTGGCAAAGGCTGAGGAGCAGTAAAATGCTTTTTTCTAATCCCAGATGATTCCATATTTATCATGGTTTCAGTAGTCAGTATTTTCAAGACTGATTTGTATTTCATAGTCGAATCCATTTTTAAACAACTGACATTCACAATAGTAGGTAGCGTAAGGTATTTTTTATGACCTCTATTCAGGTATTTTAACTCATGTTTTATTATGGTCATtactttaattttattatgttaacatgtaaaattttatttttgtttctgtatttcttttgatgtgttttatcttGTTTACTATTTTTAtctgggctttgccccatgtaagccgccccaagtcccttcggggagatgaaggtggggtataaaaataaagttgttattattttcaGATGAGCAGTTCTCTGCATTATCAACCAGAAGGGGAATCAGTTAAGCCCTAGATGACCTCAGTTGACTTCATAAAAATTCCTAGCATGCAAATCAGTACACTTCCAAATGTacagatatttttattttttaatctccCTAGAATGCACATACAACTACTTAAACCAATCACAGTAGGATCTAATTATATGCTTACATGTGGGGttattctggattatttggctgctatgtgtttgtttttaattaaggcactagctgtgcccggccacgtgttgctgtggcgaagtatggtggtatgggaaataaagtattgaggaatgggtggtagttaaggtaaagggtaaagtttttcccctgacattaagtccagtcgtgtccgactctgagagttggtgctcatctgcatttctaagccgaagagccagcgttgtccgtagacacctccaaggtcgtgtggccactggcatgactgcatggagcgctgttaccttcccgctcccccaattcgaatctgcgaccttttggtccggaaattcagcagttcagcgctttaacatgctgcgccaccagcATTATTTCCTCAAGCTTgttaatatacagtatttctgatttttcctttttttgtctgttggaggcaagtatgaatgctgcaattagacaAAATGATtaacatgtaatggcctttcagctttgaagcctggctgcttcctccctggaggaatcttttgttgggaggtgttagctggccctgattgtttcgtatGGAATTCCctcgttttcagagtgttgttctttgcgatattttatgtgcttctactgtttgtgtagatgaagaagtacccatatgcattGCTTGAGcgtacacactttaaaaaaaggctgtggccctcagaaaaaagaggatttgccagactttggtgatgggaatactttgttgggaggtgttagctggctctgactgtttcctgtctggaattcccgttttcagagtgctgttctttatttagtgttctaattttagagattgtattgttctgttttattataccataataaattttatatattctgattgtagtgttttttaatacttggagccagattgtgttcattttcacagttcacagcaacacaataataataataataataataataataataacaacaacaacaacaacagtaataatgatagtaataaggactttggtaatacacactgcttctctcccttctcagcttcctttctggaagaatcctttcttgggaggtgttagctggctctgatggtttcctttctggaattcccaatttccctgctttcaaagtgttgctctttatttactgtcctggttttagagattatattgtaccacagtaattattactcattatatttataatcttatattatctgcatagaactggattatatgaggccccttctacatagctgtttaaaatccacactgaactggattatatggcagtgtagactcaagataatccagttctaagcagatactgtggaatatctgccttggcattctgggtaatatagctgtgtggaagggccttgagtctatactgccatataatccagttcaaatcagataatctgtattttacagacagtgtggatcaggcctaagtgcctgtcccctgggcgccatcttgggttgctaggatatgaagggggcggggcctaaaggcagcagagcctacctttctctCTTCTAAGGGGGAAAGGGGCCGAGGAAAGGGAAGCCCCGCCCACCAGGGCAACGTTTTGAGGAAGCTGTATTAGGCTCCACCCACAGGtgcaaggtcctctgggtaatgtagttgttttAGTTCAGGGACAGCTCTGCGCTTGCATGGTAAGCAATGGAGGTTTTATTTcgtcttctttttgttgtttggtatttttttatgtctaaacacagccaggatgaccatgtctttggtggccaagtttcgtggtttttgggtgtttagttttgctgtttaccttaaagtagaaatggtcagaacgttcaatgtgttgtcgaaggctttcatggccaggatcacagggttgttgtgtgtctttcgggctgtgtggccatgttccagaagcattctctcctgacgtttcgcccacatctatggcaggcatcctcacctcacaacctctgaggatgcctgccttagatgtgggcgaaacgtcaggagagaatgcttctggaacatggccacacagcccgaaagacacacaacaacccaatggtcagaacatttatatatatatactagctgtgcccggccacgcgttgctgtggcaaagtggtggtggtattggttaaaaattgttgtgtaatttttatttgacatttgttttttttttattaattttattgtaagttatctttttatttattatattttattattttcttgtattatttttagttattttctgttattatagtattttattgtattaattttttagtgtttttaattatttttagtgttttttattattttttattgggttgctagaagaccaagttggaggagcttagccttctaactggcagcaattggataaaagcaattattcctctctctctctaattaggactttatatttcttttctttttgttgtatcaaccttgaggtgtggatgatgggttgtgatgtcaaatttcgagtttggggagcctgtagttttgttgttttgtgggtcgccgtgatgccatcactcttttatatatatatatatatatatatatagagagagagagagagagagaggggggggggggggggagagattatatttttgcctttttctatgttggaatctgctgagtccccctggggagataggcaggaatataaataaagtttttattattattatcattattattacaactggaatatacattaaaattgtAAATATAGAAAGCAAGACTAGAACAGAGAAAGTAACTTGGTCACAGCAAAATACACTTAAATCACCATAAAACCAGAAGCGTATGGTGTGTTAACATGAATTTCTCTAGGGAGAATGCTCCTAAAAAGGAAGTGGTGACCACAGTTTTTAAGAAGGCCTGAGATCACATCTTTGTTCTCCATACTACAAAATGAGAGTGTCTCCACTGAGTCTGGGCAAAGTATAAATGGGAAAAAGTAATCCTTTAGAATCTAGATACTACAGTCCTAAGCTGTGAaggttttataggtcaaaactGGTATTCTGAATCAAGCTTACAAATGAAGATGATATGGTGATACAATGAAGGCAATGAGGAAAAGCACTGAAACAGCCATACTTTGGACTAAATGAAATTCATGAGCAACAGTTGCTTTATTCAGATTCACTGATTTGTTTCAATGAAAATATATTCACTAAAGATTTACAAACAATCCCACCAACCCGTGGAGAATAAAAATTATCTCAAAGGTTCATAATGAAAAAAATTTAACACAGAAAGATAGTCTTCTCCTCATCTTTAGTCGGGATGCCACAAATGATTAATACAGGTTGTGAATAGTCAGGCAAGGCTGTAACCTACTTGCAAGAACGTCAAAGAACAACACAAAAGGTCAGGGACAATCCCATATTATACCCTTTCACCTCCCAGAGGTTACAAACTCATTCCAAAACGCATATCCTCAAGTGACTCCAATGAAGCCAAGAAAGCTTTATATCAATGTGTAAATTGTAACAAACCTAATTGCTATACATCTTAAATCCAGCTCACCTATCTTCCTGAGAATTTTTTCCAGATCGCCTCTTATTTTTTGCTTCCCTTGGTGATGAACGGATTTTCTTGGCTGGAGGACCTGAATCTCTGCCATATTCTTCATCTACATAGTAAACGGATAAAACAGGCTTAAAAGAAGACTATGAGTTTTGATGATATAATGTAAAAGGTGTTACTTGGAGATGTTAGAACTACATACAGAATCCTACCAAAACCGTATATAACATAGCAACTCTGTgagaaaggtttttttaaatccAACAAGTTTTTAAAGATACGGTTTTGATGCTCTTTTCCATTAAActacagtagtcttgcttatccaacgcaatctgcctcccacccggatccacagctgtttctctaggcagcaaggattgaactttttacgatttaatttccgacaatattgttactctaagttcatttcatgcaattctatctttatcttCTATCTgtaatcaatttgttagtagccaatgttttcaatagcacgttttggtgctaaatttgtaaatacagtaattactacataacgttactgtgtattgaactaacaGAACACAAGAtttgacgctcgggtgccagagctaagagggggccatgaagagacttccatcttgtatctttgcatcggctgaggcctctcccaccatctccaactgacgctcgtgtgccagagctaagagggggccatgaagagacttccatcttgtctctttgcatcggctgaggcctttCCCACCATCTTCAACTGACGCTCgtgtgccagagctaagagggggccatgaagagacttccatcttgtctctttgcatcggctgaggcctctcccaccatctccaactgacgctcgtgtgccagagctaagagggggccatgaagagacttccatcttgtctctttgcatcagctggaggcccctatccgcaataacatgctatgctagttttatatatatgcacatatatgcatgtatatatgtatatatgtatatatatatgcacacacacacacatatatatgtgtgtgtgtttatatataaatatatatatacaatataatttacaataatatgtaataattataacatgtttatacatataatattcataatactaataatacaatataataatattaattatatatcatattttacatgtaatattactaataatattacaatatgttgatacagtacaatatagtaatttgttcccagtattgtactatactaagataatattgtatgtaaatttaatttgtaagccgctctgagtccccttcagggtgagaagggcggcatataaatgtagcaaataaataaataataaattgcacCATATTTTGTTTTCACTAATTACTATTGTAACAGCATCATTCAACTGACAATATCAATAACATGCTAGTCTTCTACCCACCTTCCTCAAATCCTGTACAGGTTCTAAAACATGTAATATAATCTTGTTGAGGATGGCTAAGAAGGAAAAGAATTACCAGAAGCATGGGATACTACATCTTAAAAGTCAAGCTAGATAAGCTATCAATTTCAAAGGAGATACTTAGGCCAGTTATCAGCATCACcctttactataataataatattactaagtGTTTTATAGAACAGGTATGATTTGGAGGGCAGGTATGATTTGGAAGCAATCTTAGCCTCTCAATTATTTCCTGGTTACAAGTCTCACTCAAACAAAAATGTGTCAATCGCCACATTGAGTAAGAGACACTGAAAGCTTTAGTCCAAAGATCCGATTGTCTAAGGATTATAGTTACCTGCATCATCTGATTCTTGAAACTGTGAATAGTCCACAACTTTTCTGTTCCTGGAAGGGTAGAAAAATATATTAGATGGAATAGCTATCAAACAAATaagactgaaatatatggcatctACAATGATTTTTAACATTAAGATAAATTACTTATCAATAAAGTTTAAGCATGATTTAGTAGCCCCATTTAGCAAATCTGTCAGTACATAATGTACCAGGCAAGCTAGGCGTAAGTagtcttcctctttcttccaaAAACCTGACCAGTCAAAAAAGAGGTAGTCAATTATTAGCTAGTTAGATAATGATCAAAGCCTTTAAAGAACTAACTTTAGCAAAATACCAAAACAGATTTTAGCTTTCCCAAATCCAGTATAAGTTAATGTCTCACTCATTGAAGACTATTTTATTTCAACATAAGTTGTTTTAACAGCTATTTAACCTAAATTTTCATGAAGGCTTAATTGAAAAGAAACTCAAACAACACAGAAGTAACATCACCATTATTGGGCATTAATCAAAGATCTGTCTCACTGATCACAACCTGTATTCCTGTTCTGAGGTATCTGAAATTATAGCAGATTATCAGTAGAAGAAATGTTATAGTGCTGTTAGGTTTGTTGCTGGTCCTGCCAGGAGACAGGAaccctatacaggcagtccccaaggtacgaacaagatagattctgtagattagttcttaagttgaatttgtatgtaaattggaacaggtacattttaagtgtaattccagccttatctatctatctatctatctatctatctatctatctatctatctatccttggATAGCATAACACCCCTGAGgtttttgttttgcattctgtgcccttgttcagaagatctcACCTGACTTTCTCTCAccgtgacaattggattttgaaaaaaatgacttgtagtggaaacaaggattagtggtAAAGTATTAGTGAGACTAATCATGGGCCTGGTTACCGTCTCAtccatttattttgtgtttttgtacTGTTTTGTTCATTTGGAATGCATGAATTGGTACACCCCTCTCCAAAACAGAAATATTAGAGAAACGGGAAAAAGTGGTAACAGTAgccatttggtcagctgatttttggtGCTCGTAGGCCTTGGCTGGCAGGCCCTGGCttacagggcctacagttgagtgccGGCATACTCGGATGTAGACCTTGGCGCTTTGCTGCCCATGGGCCGAGAATCTTCGTTTTTTCCTGACCTTGGATGGCAAAGCTCATTTGGATAGGTGCCTGTTTTCAGAAGCAGAACACAGAAACTGAAACGGGACCATATGAACAggacaaacagaaacagatagtgaTTCCACACAAATGCACGAGactagtggagacacctttcccccatgaaaaTTCTTCCAAGAGTTAATTTAGATCCATAACAAGCAATCACAGTCAGACATTACAATATACCATGGTTTCTGTGTGTGAGAGtgaaaaatgtacatgttcaTGTGCTATGGAAGGCACAGGAGAAATACAAAGTTTCCACTAATGATTTGCACCCAATCCTCTTGTTAATGGGAGAAAAtcaaactgcagaaaaaaattatttcctgTCCTCATGCAGATAGGAAAGAAGAGAATGAAAGCCATACCATTCTCAAAAGAAACCAATTTGTGATATT contains:
- the nucks1 gene encoding nuclear ubiquitous casein and cyclin-dependent kinase substrate 1 isoform X3, which codes for MSRPVRNRKVVDYSQFQESDDADEEYGRDSGPPAKKIRSSPREAKNKRRSGKNSQEDSEDSEKDMKAKRDDSHSADEDFGSEDDLGAGDGKADSDYESSQKKEKKGKKAKPEKNKRATSKSRKKAAADDSEDEKEDHKNVRQQRQAASKAASKQREMLMDDVGSEEEDQEEEEEEAAFQEITPSPVKGKGKGGRPTASKTSKEKTPSPKDDDEEPESPPAKKKSVSPPPDKSGDEGSEDEVPSGED
- the nucks1 gene encoding nuclear ubiquitous casein and cyclin-dependent kinase substrate 1 isoform X2; protein product: MSRPVRNRKVVDYSQFQESDDADEEYGRDSGPPAKKIRSSPREAKNKRRSGKNSQEDSEDSEKDMKAKRDDSHSADEDFGSEDDLGAGDGKADSDYESSQKKEKKGKKAKPEKNKRATSKSRKKAAADDSEDEKEDHKNVRQQRQAASKAASKQREMLMDDVGSEEEDQEEEEEEAAFQENSGSDEDFLVEDDDDSDYGSSKKKNKKVAKKSKPERKEKKMPKPRLKATVTPSPVKGKGKGGRPTASKTSKEKTPSPKDDDEEPESPPAKKKSVSPPPDKSGDEGSEDEVPSGED
- the nucks1 gene encoding nuclear ubiquitous casein and cyclin-dependent kinase substrate 1 isoform X1, whose translation is MSRPVRNRKVVDYSQFQESDDADEEYGRDSGPPAKKIRSSPREAKNKRRSGKNSQEDSEDSEKDMKAKRDDSHSADEDFGSEDDLGAGDGKADSDYESSQKKEKKGKKAKPEKNKRATSKSRKKAAADDSEDEKEDHKNVRQQRQAASKAASKQREMLMDDVGSEEEDQEEEEEEAAFQEKDSGSDEDFLVEDDDDSDYGSSKKKNKKVAKKSKPERKEKKMPKPRLKATVTPSPVKGKGKGGRPTASKTSKEKTPSPKDDDEEPESPPAKKKSVSPPPDKSGDEGSEDEVPSGED